From the Shewanella amazonensis SB2B genome, one window contains:
- the hisG gene encoding ATP phosphoribosyltransferase yields the protein MTARLRIAIQKSGRLSTESQQLLKSCGVKFSVNEQRLIAHADNMPVDILRVRDDDIPGLVMDGVVDLGIVGENVLEEEQLERDCLGNASDVVKLRQLDFGACRLSLAVPTEFVYGDASSLEGLRIATSYPNLLRRFMQNKGISYQDCQLKGSVEVAPRAGLADGICDLVSTGATLEANGLYETEVIFRSMACIIQSTTPQSDTKQALINKILSRVNGVIRARESKYILLHAPTETLEQIVALLPGAENPTVLPLNDETNRVAIHAVSTEDLFWDTMEELTALGASSILVMPIEKMMG from the coding sequence ATGACTGCCAGACTGAGAATCGCCATTCAAAAATCCGGACGCCTGTCCACCGAGTCCCAACAGCTGCTGAAAAGCTGCGGGGTAAAATTCAGCGTGAATGAACAGCGGCTTATCGCCCACGCCGACAATATGCCCGTGGATATTTTGCGGGTGCGCGACGATGACATCCCCGGCCTGGTGATGGATGGTGTGGTCGATTTAGGCATAGTCGGTGAAAACGTGCTGGAAGAAGAGCAGCTTGAGCGCGACTGCCTGGGCAATGCCTCTGACGTCGTTAAGCTCAGACAACTGGACTTTGGCGCCTGCCGTCTGTCGCTGGCGGTACCGACCGAATTTGTCTATGGCGATGCCAGCTCACTGGAAGGCCTTAGGATCGCGACCTCCTACCCCAACCTGCTCCGCCGTTTTATGCAGAATAAAGGCATATCCTATCAGGACTGCCAATTAAAAGGATCTGTGGAAGTGGCGCCCCGTGCTGGCCTTGCCGATGGTATCTGCGATCTGGTGTCGACCGGTGCCACCCTCGAAGCCAACGGCCTGTACGAAACTGAAGTCATCTTCCGCTCCATGGCTTGTATTATTCAGTCCACTACACCGCAAAGTGATACCAAGCAGGCACTTATCAACAAAATCCTCTCCCGGGTCAATGGGGTTATCCGTGCCCGTGAAAGCAAATACATCCTGCTGCACGCCCCAACAGAAACCCTGGAGCAAATCGTCGCCCTGCTGCCCGGCGCCGAAAACCCAACCGTACTGCCGCTGAACGACGAAACCAACCGTGTTGCCATCCACGCGGTCAGCACCGAAGACTTGTTCTGGGACACCATGGAAGAACTGACGGCCCTCGGTGCCAGCTCGATTCTGGTGATGCCAATCGAAAAAATGATGGGGTAA